In one Fodinicola acaciae genomic region, the following are encoded:
- a CDS encoding MBL fold metallo-hydrolase, giving the protein MTVTVTFAGSGDAFGSGGRLQSCIHVRRESGAVFLLDCGATSLVALKRLGLDPGEIRTVFLSHLHADHFGGLPFLVLDGQFSGRSNDLLVSGPVGLQERIIAAMEVGYPGSSAVRRKFRTRTVELTEQSTGIDLPRMIDGVCVRAWLADHPSGASAFVLRLEFDDVVIAYTGDTAWTDGIIEAAAGADLLIAECYYREKSIPYHLTLKALTDHAAKLSCERVVLTHMSADVLGHEMPYEAAHDGLVVTL; this is encoded by the coding sequence ATGACGGTGACCGTGACGTTCGCCGGCTCCGGCGACGCCTTCGGCAGCGGCGGCCGGTTGCAGTCCTGCATCCACGTACGCCGCGAGTCCGGTGCCGTCTTCCTGCTCGACTGCGGCGCGACCTCGCTGGTGGCATTGAAGCGGCTCGGCCTGGATCCCGGCGAGATCCGCACGGTCTTCCTGTCACATCTGCACGCCGACCACTTCGGCGGCCTGCCGTTCCTCGTCCTGGACGGCCAGTTTTCCGGCCGCAGCAACGATTTGCTGGTCAGTGGACCGGTCGGACTCCAGGAGCGGATCATCGCCGCGATGGAGGTCGGCTATCCGGGATCCTCAGCGGTGCGACGGAAGTTTCGGACGCGTACGGTCGAGCTGACCGAGCAGAGCACCGGCATCGACCTGCCACGGATGATCGACGGCGTGTGCGTACGTGCGTGGCTCGCCGACCATCCCAGCGGCGCGTCGGCTTTCGTGCTGCGGCTGGAGTTCGACGACGTGGTCATCGCCTACACCGGCGACACCGCGTGGACCGACGGCATCATCGAGGCGGCCGCCGGTGCGGACCTGCTGATCGCCGAGTGCTACTACCGCGAGAAGAGCATCCCGTATCACCTGACGCTGAAGGCGCTCACCGACCACGCCGCGAAGCTGAGCTGCGAACGGGTCGTGCTCACGCACATGTCGGCCGACGTGCTCGGCCATGAGATGCCGTACGAGGCCGCCCACGACGGCCTCGTGGTGACTCTTTAG
- a CDS encoding alpha-ketoacid dehydrogenase subunit beta: MARTISYREAINEALTQEMERDDSVIVMGEDNAGGEGSPGEMDAWGGVLGVTKGLYHRFPGRVLDTPISESAFIGAAIGAATRGLRPVAELMFIDFMGVCFDQIFNQAAKFRYMFGGKAVTPVVVRTMYGAGLRAAAQHSQALYPVFTHIPGLKVVLPSNPYEAKGLLLQAIRDDDPVIFCEHKALYDMSGEVPEESYTIPFGEANIARDGSDVTIVAFGRMVDTALQAATELASSGVEAEVIDPRTASPLDTDSILESVENTGRLVVVDEAPPRCNLATDVSALVAQQAFADLKAPIEMVTAPHTPVPFSDVLEDLYIPDAQKIVNAVKHVVEWKR; the protein is encoded by the coding sequence ATGGCGCGTACGATCAGCTACCGCGAGGCCATCAACGAGGCGCTCACGCAGGAGATGGAGCGCGACGACTCGGTCATCGTGATGGGTGAGGACAACGCCGGCGGCGAGGGATCGCCCGGCGAGATGGACGCCTGGGGCGGCGTTCTCGGTGTCACCAAAGGCCTTTACCACCGCTTCCCGGGCCGGGTGTTGGACACGCCGATCTCCGAGTCGGCCTTCATCGGCGCGGCCATCGGCGCCGCGACGCGTGGCCTGCGGCCGGTCGCCGAGCTGATGTTCATCGACTTCATGGGGGTCTGCTTCGACCAGATCTTCAACCAGGCGGCCAAATTCCGCTACATGTTCGGCGGCAAGGCGGTCACGCCGGTGGTCGTACGCACCATGTACGGCGCTGGCCTGCGCGCCGCCGCGCAGCACTCGCAGGCACTTTATCCGGTCTTCACGCACATCCCCGGCCTCAAGGTCGTGCTGCCGTCCAACCCGTACGAGGCGAAAGGGCTGCTGTTGCAGGCGATCCGCGACGACGACCCGGTGATTTTCTGCGAACACAAGGCGCTTTACGACATGTCCGGCGAGGTGCCGGAGGAGAGCTACACGATTCCCTTTGGTGAGGCCAACATCGCGCGCGATGGCTCGGACGTCACCATCGTCGCCTTTGGGCGCATGGTCGACACGGCGTTGCAGGCCGCCACCGAGCTCGCGTCGTCCGGCGTGGAGGCCGAGGTCATCGACCCGCGCACGGCCAGCCCGTTGGACACCGACAGCATCCTGGAAAGCGTGGAAAACACCGGCAGACTGGTCGTCGTGGACGAGGCTCCGCCACGCTGCAACCTGGCCACCGACGTGTCGGCTTTGGTGGCACAGCAGGCATTCGCCGACCTGAAGGCGCCGATCGAGATGGTGACCGCGCCACACACGCCGGTGCCGTTCAGCGACGTGCTGGAGGATCTTTACATTCCGGACGCACAGAAAATCGTCAACGCGGTCAAGCACGTCGTGGAGTGGAAGCGCTGA
- a CDS encoding septal ring lytic transglycosylase RlpA family protein: protein MSGRHSSHEGSYDSSSHDGGFESSQHPGDEDLSHTAEMDAIPAQPEPGEPEAASEEPADLGEYSLTEPPEPKRRLLRTRYVVAGAVTVGTLAIATAGVAAVHSMTTAGPPNKVQIVTPSHTATPTPSATPPADLRQYAGDKASRSMGTRPSPTPSPSKSSSGSNDDNGGGGSGGSPVTTGGTCKASFYGEGQSTASGEPFDPSAMTAAHKTLKFGTMVKVTNVKNNKTVTVRINDRGPYVSGRCLDLTTAAFKRIASTSAGVATVRYQVVG, encoded by the coding sequence TTGTCCGGTCGGCACAGCAGCCATGAGGGCAGCTACGACAGCAGCAGCCACGACGGCGGCTTCGAGAGCAGCCAGCACCCCGGCGACGAGGATCTGTCGCACACCGCCGAGATGGACGCCATCCCGGCGCAGCCGGAGCCGGGCGAGCCGGAGGCTGCCAGCGAGGAGCCTGCTGACCTCGGCGAATACAGCCTGACCGAGCCGCCCGAGCCGAAGCGCCGGCTGCTGCGTACGCGCTATGTCGTCGCCGGCGCGGTCACCGTGGGCACGCTCGCGATCGCCACCGCCGGCGTCGCCGCCGTGCACTCCATGACAACCGCCGGGCCGCCCAACAAGGTGCAGATCGTGACGCCGTCGCACACCGCGACGCCGACACCGTCCGCGACGCCGCCGGCCGACCTGCGCCAGTACGCCGGCGACAAGGCGTCGCGGTCGATGGGGACCCGGCCGTCGCCGACCCCGTCGCCGTCCAAGTCCTCGTCGGGCTCCAACGACGACAACGGCGGTGGAGGCAGCGGCGGCTCACCGGTCACCACGGGCGGCACCTGCAAGGCCTCCTTCTACGGCGAGGGCCAGAGCACCGCCTCCGGCGAGCCGTTCGACCCGAGCGCGATGACCGCGGCGCACAAGACGCTGAAGTTCGGCACCATGGTCAAGGTCACCAACGTCAAGAACAACAAGACGGTGACCGTACGCATCAACGACCGCGGCCCGTACGTCTCCGGCCGTTGCCTCGACCTGACCACCGCCGCGTTCAAGCGGATCGCCTCCACCAGCGCCGGTGTGGCCACCGTCCGCTATCAGGTGGTCGGCTAA
- a CDS encoding ATP-NAD kinase family protein produces the protein MTDAIVGIVANPMSGRDIRRLVASASVFPTAEKANMVQRMLTGFGLLGVDRVLMSTDLGGISAAVYRAVRTHTGPPWPDVDFLDQDPITQTATDTTLAVTRMVAAGARAIVCLGGDGTARVAAAACADVPLMPLSTGTNNAFPQLREATVAGLAVGLLATGLVDADLATHRAGVLEVVCGSRAEVALVDVCVSTARHVGARALWDTTALTELYCCFAEPDAIGLSSIPGQLCPSSRSSPDGVELSLAPDGKPVVYAPIAPGLVVPVGVRTFGVLPAGSVRTVAAESGVIALDGEREIEFGPSGPRPTVRLRADGPRCIDIGAVMHAAAARGLLHHAQGGTG, from the coding sequence GTGACAGACGCGATCGTCGGCATCGTCGCCAACCCGATGTCCGGCCGGGACATCCGCCGGCTGGTGGCCAGCGCGTCGGTCTTCCCCACCGCCGAAAAGGCCAACATGGTGCAGCGGATGCTCACCGGCTTCGGCCTGCTCGGCGTCGACCGCGTCCTCATGTCGACCGACCTCGGTGGCATCTCCGCGGCCGTCTATCGGGCCGTACGCACGCACACCGGACCGCCGTGGCCGGATGTGGACTTTCTCGACCAGGATCCGATCACACAGACCGCCACCGACACGACCTTGGCCGTGACGCGGATGGTCGCCGCCGGCGCGCGAGCGATCGTCTGCCTCGGCGGCGACGGTACGGCGCGCGTCGCGGCCGCGGCCTGCGCTGACGTGCCGTTGATGCCGCTGTCGACCGGCACCAACAACGCGTTTCCGCAGCTGCGGGAGGCGACTGTCGCCGGGCTCGCGGTCGGCCTGCTGGCGACCGGCCTGGTCGACGCCGACCTCGCCACGCACCGCGCCGGCGTCCTCGAGGTCGTGTGTGGATCGCGTGCGGAGGTCGCGCTCGTCGACGTATGCGTGTCGACGGCACGACACGTCGGCGCACGCGCGTTGTGGGACACCACCGCGTTGACCGAGCTCTATTGCTGTTTCGCCGAGCCGGACGCGATCGGCCTGTCCAGCATTCCGGGACAGCTGTGTCCGAGCTCGCGCTCCTCCCCCGACGGCGTCGAGCTTTCGCTTGCGCCGGACGGAAAACCGGTCGTCTACGCACCGATCGCGCCTGGCCTGGTCGTGCCGGTCGGCGTACGCACCTTCGGGGTGTTGCCGGCCGGCTCGGTGCGTACGGTCGCGGCCGAGTCCGGCGTGATCGCGCTCGACGGCGAACGTGAGATCGAGTTCGGACCGAGCGGTCCGCGGCCGACCGTACGGCTGCGTGCGGACGGTCCGCGCTGCATCGACATCGGCGCGGTGATGCACGCCGCCGCCGCACGGGGACTCCTCCACCATGCCCAGGGAGGCACCGGATGA
- a CDS encoding acetoin dehydrogenase dihydrolipoyllysine-residue acetyltransferase subunit, translated as MGIQAVVMPKWGLSMTTGTVTEWLVEEGDEISKGQDLVEIDTDKIVGTLEADFSGVLRRIVTGPGEQAPVGGTIAVVAGSDVSDGDIDAAVEKARADNASGAVEEASGPEIATVTVDGRALSYAKLGDGDDVLVLVHGYGGDKNSWLFVQEPLSSRFTTYALDLPGHGASAKDVGDGSLDLLSSALLGFLAAMDISSAHLVGHSLGGAVAVRAAASPVVSGLTLVAPAGIGPDINADYLRGFASASTRRELKPHLAALFADEKLVNRQLADDLLKYKRLDGVSAALDALLRTLSDGIDVSGELAALTKPVSVVWGVEDRVVPIGNAAALPESVTLRRIDGAGHMVHMENPAAVRDAIP; from the coding sequence ATGGGGATCCAGGCTGTCGTCATGCCGAAATGGGGGCTGTCGATGACCACCGGCACGGTCACCGAATGGCTCGTGGAGGAAGGCGACGAGATCAGCAAGGGCCAGGACCTGGTCGAGATCGACACCGACAAGATCGTCGGCACGCTGGAGGCCGATTTTTCCGGCGTACTGCGGCGCATCGTCACCGGTCCCGGCGAGCAGGCACCGGTCGGCGGCACCATCGCGGTGGTGGCCGGCTCCGACGTGTCCGACGGCGACATCGACGCGGCCGTCGAAAAAGCACGCGCCGACAACGCGAGTGGTGCCGTCGAGGAGGCCAGCGGTCCGGAGATCGCGACCGTCACAGTCGACGGGCGCGCGCTGTCGTACGCGAAACTCGGCGACGGCGACGATGTGCTCGTCCTCGTACACGGCTATGGCGGCGACAAGAACTCGTGGCTGTTCGTACAGGAGCCGCTGTCGTCGCGGTTCACCACGTACGCGCTGGATCTGCCGGGCCACGGCGCCTCGGCGAAGGACGTCGGCGACGGATCGCTGGACCTGCTGTCGTCGGCGCTGCTCGGTTTCCTTGCCGCCATGGACATTTCCAGCGCCCACCTGGTGGGCCACTCACTCGGCGGAGCCGTCGCCGTACGCGCCGCCGCCTCGCCGGTGGTCTCCGGCCTCACCCTGGTGGCGCCGGCCGGCATCGGTCCGGACATCAACGCCGACTACCTGCGCGGCTTCGCCTCGGCGTCGACGCGCCGCGAGCTCAAGCCGCACCTTGCCGCGCTGTTCGCCGACGAGAAGCTGGTCAACCGGCAACTCGCCGATGATTTGCTGAAATACAAGCGATTGGACGGCGTGTCCGCGGCTCTGGACGCGCTGTTGCGCACATTGTCGGATGGCATCGACGTGTCCGGGGAGCTGGCTGCCCTGACCAAGCCGGTGAGCGTGGTGTGGGGCGTCGAGGACCGGGTCGTGCCGATCGGCAACGCCGCCGCCTTGCCGGAATCGGTGACATTGCGGCGGATCGACGGCGCCGGCCACATGGTCCACATGGAAAACCCCGCCGCCGTACGCGACGCCATCCCCTGA
- a CDS encoding thiamine pyrophosphate-dependent dehydrogenase E1 component subunit alpha: MTDTLPTTTELDATALLQAYRTMRTIREFEDRVHAEFATGEIPGFVHLYAGEEASATGVCTHLDARDSIASTHRGHGHCIAKGVDVKEMMAEIYGKQTGSCRGKGGSMHIADLSKGMLGANGIVGGGPPLICGTALAAKIQQTGGVGVAFFGDGASNQGTTLEALNLAAVWNLPAVFVAENNGYAETTSSTWSVASDNIADRAAGFGMPGVIVDGFDFFAVHEAAGEAVARARAGGGPTLLEVKFTRYYGHFEGDQQTYRADEVAKARETLDCLKRFRARVTETGQVAGDDLDAVDSEVAALIEDAVVAAKSAPKPTESDLQTDVYVSY; the protein is encoded by the coding sequence ATGACCGACACCCTGCCAACCACCACCGAACTGGACGCCACCGCGCTGCTCCAGGCGTATCGGACGATGCGGACGATCCGCGAGTTCGAGGACCGCGTACACGCCGAGTTCGCGACCGGCGAGATCCCGGGTTTCGTGCACCTCTACGCCGGCGAGGAGGCGTCCGCCACCGGCGTCTGCACGCATCTGGACGCGCGCGACTCGATCGCCAGCACGCACCGCGGGCACGGCCACTGCATCGCCAAGGGCGTCGATGTGAAGGAAATGATGGCCGAGATCTACGGCAAACAAACGGGTTCCTGTCGCGGCAAAGGCGGCTCGATGCACATCGCCGACCTCAGCAAGGGCATGCTCGGCGCCAACGGCATCGTCGGCGGCGGTCCGCCGCTGATCTGCGGCACCGCGCTGGCCGCGAAAATCCAGCAGACCGGCGGCGTCGGCGTCGCGTTTTTCGGCGACGGCGCGAGCAACCAGGGCACCACGCTGGAGGCGCTCAACCTGGCCGCGGTCTGGAACCTGCCGGCGGTTTTCGTCGCGGAAAACAACGGCTATGCCGAGACCACGTCGAGCACCTGGTCGGTCGCCTCGGACAACATCGCCGACCGTGCCGCCGGTTTCGGCATGCCTGGCGTGATCGTGGACGGCTTCGACTTCTTCGCCGTACACGAGGCGGCCGGCGAAGCGGTCGCACGTGCCCGCGCCGGTGGCGGCCCGACGCTGCTCGAGGTGAAGTTCACCAGATATTACGGCCATTTCGAGGGCGACCAGCAGACCTACCGCGCCGACGAGGTGGCCAAGGCCAGGGAGACGCTGGACTGTCTCAAGCGGTTCCGCGCCCGCGTCACCGAAACCGGCCAGGTCGCCGGCGACGACCTCGACGCGGTCGACTCCGAGGTGGCCGCGCTGATCGAGGACGCCGTGGTGGCGGCGAAATCCGCGCCGAAACCGACCGAATCCGACCTGCAGACCGACGTCTACGTCTCGTACTGA